Proteins from a single region of Hordeum vulgare subsp. vulgare chromosome 6H, MorexV3_pseudomolecules_assembly, whole genome shotgun sequence:
- the LOC123405422 gene encoding probable beta-1,3-galactosyltransferase 14 gives MCYSVIPLLAHRYSSFFGVLKAIVSQSGFLAAAVSLSRGPAEAPRGRCPDSSRPLSVSVAWDRRPGDAAGGATELPAGHATGSRGRHKVMAFVGIFTGFGSVGRRRALRRTWLPSDRQGLLRLEEATGLAFRFVIGKSNDKSKMTTLEREVEEYDDFVLLDLEDEYSRLPYKTLAFFKAACALFDSDFYVKADDDIYLRPAEQVRCVYCEYVGSRIVHPAQLSFHGRSIEFEKMWGGEKLYSKLYTNDCIIRVSREPTYWVDYLDDDCIYHSHRLDCSDEGENIFLKKGLPDDEKMKYLMEMGFVIIDDDGLS, from the exons ATGTGTTATTCTGTGATCCCTTTGTTGGCGCATAGATATTCATCTTTTTTTGGTGTCTTGAAAGCTATTGTCAGCCAGT CCGGGTTCCTCGCCGCGGCCGTCTCCCTCTCCCGGGGGCCCGCCGAGGCCCCGCGGGGCCGCTGCCCGGACTCCTCACGCCCGCTCTCCGTCTCCGTCGCCTGGGACCGGCGCCCCGGGGATGCCGCGGGCGGCGCCACCGAGCTTCCGGCGGGCCACGCCACCGGATCGCGCGGCAGGCACAAGGTCATGGCCTTCGTCGGGATCTTCACCGGGTTCGGCTCCGTCGGCCGACGCCGCGCGCTCAGGCGGACGTGGCTCCCCTCCGATCGGCAGGGCCTCCTTCG GTTGGAGGAAGCTACTGGTCTGGCATTCAGATTTGTGATCGGCAAAAGCAATGACAAGTCTAAGATGACAACTCTTGAAAGAGAggttgaagaatatgatgattttGTGCTTTTAGATCTCGAGGATGAGTATAGCAGGCTTCCATACAAAAC GTTAGCGTTCTTTAAGGCTGCCTGTGCgttgtttgattctgatttctatGTTAAAGCTGATGACGACATTTACTTGAGACCAG CAGAACAAGTCCGTTGCGTGTACTGTGAATATGTCGGGAGCAGGATTGTGCATCCAGCACAGCTGAGTTTCCATGGACGCAGCATAGAGTTTGAGAAGATGTGGGGCGGGGAAAAACTATATTCCAAATTGTATACCAATGATTGCATCATCAGGGTCAGCCGTGAGCCAACTTACTGGGTAGATTATCTGGACGATGATTGCATCTACCACAGCCATCGTCTTGATTGTAGCGATGAAGGGGAAAATATTTTCTTAAAGAAGGGGCTTCctgatgatgaaaagatgaagtactTAATGGAGATGGGGTTTGTGATAATCGACGATGATGGTTTGTCCTAA